The following is a genomic window from Sinorhizobium fredii NGR234.
CTTTTCGGCTCCGTCAAGCGCCGTCCCGATGGCCGCCGACCGCTCGTAGATCCGCCCGCCGAGACGCTCGACCTCATCCGCCACGCCCCGCAGGTAGTTCAAGGGATGGATGTGAAAGGCGCGACGGTCGCGCAGGCCGTGGAAGTAGCGCTTCGACTTGAGGATGGAACGCAGCTCATTGGTGCCGAGATATTCGAGCTCGTAGCCGTAGGCGCGCTTCATCTCGTCGGCATGCGCTTTCAGGCTGCTGCCGTCGTCATAGCGCAGCACGCTGATCAGTCCGGGCTGCGCACGTGCACTGTCGATCTTCAACGTCTCGATCGTTTCCCGAACGAAGTCGACCCCCTCGATCGAGAGGAGATGCAACTGCCGGGCGGCGTCGCGGCCGGTTCTGTTGGCGATCTCGCCACTGCCGGTGGCATAACCGGGACTGACGAAGCCGCCATTGCGGCCCGAAGCACCGAAGCCGACACTCTCGGCCTCGAGCACAACCACGGACTGGCCCGACCGCGCGAGCTGCAGCGCCGTTGTCAGACCAGCAAGCCCGCCGCCGATGACGACGCTGTCGCATTCGACCGTCTCGGACAGCACTGGTCTGACCTTCGCCTCGGCCATGGTCTGTTTGTAGTAGGTATCGGGATAGGACATGGTCATCCGCGGATCGATCGCATGGACAAGGTTGCGGGCGGCTTCGCCGCCCGCGGTGAACGGATCAGTCGGCGCTGTAATCCTTGCCGTACCACTTGGTGGTGAGGGTTGCGAGCGTACCGTCCCTCTTCATCTCGGCAAGGATCTCGCCGATCTTCGTGGTCCAATCCGGATCGACCTTCTCGGCAATCACCACCAGCGGCTCCCTGAAGGCGTATTCGCCGTCCAGAACGCGGAGCGGATAACCGTTCTTGATGGCATTCATGGCGGTCTGCTCAGGCGCGATGACGGCGTCGAGCCGCACGCCGTCCCCGAGGCGCAGATCGTCGAAGGGCAGCATGGAATCGGCGAAGGTGCGGATCTCGCCCGGCTCGAGCTTGTACTCGACCGGCGGCAGGCCCGGTGCGTCGATCTCGAGCTGGCGACGAATGAAGTCTTCGGAGGTCGTTGCGGTCTCGACGCCGATGATCTTGCCGTTCAGATCGGCGACGGACTTCGCCTGGCTGTCCTTGTGAAGAACATAGACATAGGGGCTGTAGTAATAGATTCCGGCAAAGTCGATCACCTGGGCGCGCGCCTTGGTCGGCGTGACGGAACCGACACCGAGATCGTAGCGCCCCTGCCAGCGGCCGCCGGTCAGCGTCGCCCAGTCGGGAGTCTCGAAGCTGACCTCGACGCCAAGTCGCTTGGCGATTTCCTTGGAGACGTCGATGTCGAAGCCGACCATCTCGTTGCTGTCGTCGAGATAGCTCTGGGGCGGCCAGCCGCTGTTGGTGGCGACGACCATGGCCTTCTTGTCCATGACCCGGTCGAGCGTTTCACCCGCCTGGGCAACGGTCGCGAATGCCAATGCGGCGGCGCCGATGGCGAGCTTTGCAAACAGTCTCCTCACGCATTCCTCCTGTTCAAAATCGGTTAGCCGAAAGTTCCCAGTTATGTAAGATGTCTGACAACTGAATTTGTAAATGCAACCATCTTGCTGTCAAGGCCGAATGGCCGCTTTATCCATGAAACGAAATGATGAGGCTATGCGTATTGGTGATGGCAGGGCCCGGTGGCGACCGCCGCCGGCCGTGCGCATCGGGCGTCAGCAGGCAGCCGGCCAGCCGCTGCGGATCATCGAGAAATAGTCGTCCAGCCCGATCTGGCCGCCCTTCAACGCCACCTCGATGCCGTCGACCAGCGGGTTGGCGCTGTGGGCGGTGCAGAGCGGCGAACCCGGCGACTGCGGCAGCGGCAGACGCAGGGTTAACGCGTCGACCGAGAGCTGACCGAGCGCGTGGCTCGAGGTGTCACCGCCGGCGATCACGGCGCGGCGAAGGCCGGCCCGTTTCACCAGTTCCTTCAGAAGCAAGCCGAGCCGCTCGCCGATCCGATGGCGTGGTCCCTCCTCCAGGCGGATGGCATCTCCGCGATCGCTCGAGGGTCCAAGCGCCGTATGGAGAACGACGCTCCGGCCGGTGGCGAGAACCGCCAGGCCGCGCGCTATCGCATCCTCGAGTGCGGCGCCACCTTCCGCCGCGGCAAAGGCAACCGGGTCGAGGCCGATCCCGTCAAAACCGTTCTGGAGGGCGTGGCGGATCTGCCGCTCCGTCGTCGGCGAGACGCTGCCGGAGACGACGGCGATCCGATCGACAGGGCCTGGCGCCTTGAAGGTAGGTGGCGCCCCGTCGAGCAGGCCAAGCCGGCGCCACTCGCGGACGAGCGCATATTCGAGGCCCGAGGAACCGCAGGCGAACTGGCCGCCGGAGCTACGCTTGCGCCAGAGCTGCCGCCCGACTGCCGCCTGGCTTTCGGCGCCGGCGACGTCGAGAAGGACGATGTCGTTTCCTTCGGCAAAGGCGAAATCCGTGGTCGCGTTTGCATCCGCCGACGCGAGTTGGGCGATGTCGACGAGCCCCGTCTTCAAGGACGTCTGTCGCGACAGGTGCCGTCGGATGTCTGCTTCATCCATCGGCGTTACCGGATGGCGGCTCATCACCGGATGGCGGTCGATGCGATAGGTTTCGCCCCGAAAGGCCGCGAAGAGATTGCCGAAGCTCGTGTAGCGTCGGATTTGCGGTGCGCCGAGCACCAGCGGCACCGGCGCCTTGCCGAACACCTCGCGGCCGATCTCGATCGCCTTGCCGATATTGCCGACCGCCGGGCTAGAATCGAAGGTCGAGCAGACCTTGTAATGGGCGATCTCGGCCCCCAGCGACTTCAGCCAGACAAAGGCGGAAGGCAGATGTTCCGCCATCCAATCGGGTGTCTGGCTGCGGCTCGTGCCGGCAAGGCCGAAGGCACGGCAATGGGCGAAACGTTCGAGCAGCGCGGGCTGCGGAATCCTGAGGAACAGCGCCGTCTCGACGCCCTGCGAGGCGAGCGCCTCCATGACGTCGGTGGAGCCGGTCAGGTCGTCGCCGTAGTAGCTCAGCAATGGTGTCTGCATGCGCGGCCTTCCGTGGCTCGACTCAAGGGTATCAGGTGCCGTTGCCGTCGGCGAATTTAATGAGCGACTGAGCGAGCTCGGGATGATCCCTGGCATAGTCGGCAAGCGGGATACCGGCGACCGCCGCCTCCCAGGCCTGGCGAACCGCCCTCACCCCGGCGCCGGCGCCGCCAGGATGGCTGACAATGCCGCCGCCGCACAGATAAAGCAGATCGGTCGAGCCGCCGGTCCGGGCATAGGTCTCGGGCGCCTGGCCGCCCCATTGGCCGGAGCCGACGACCGGCAGCGGACAGTCGCGCTCGGAAAACAGCGGCGTGCCGGCCGCCTTGAAGGATTTGACGAAGCTCTCGTCCGGCTCCCAATATTTGACGCGGATGCCGTTGATCTGGAACTGGTCCACGCCGATCAGCCGCCAGAACTGCTGCCAGACGGAGAATTCCATTCCGAGGCCGCCGTGGCGGGTGAGGATATCCCAGCCATTGCGATGCGCATGAAGCACGATGCCGGAGCGCTTTCGCAGGAAGGCAACGCCCCCCATGCCGATCGAATTGATGTTGACGACCCCCGCATTGCCGCCCGCCTCAACGACGAGATCATGGTTGCGCATCATCTCGTCCGGGTCTGTGTGGGAGATGCCGAAGGCGTACATCACCTTCTTGCCGGTCTTCTGTTCGTGGTCGAGGATCTTCGGCATGATCGCGGCGATCCGCGCCTTCAGCGGCGAATAGGCCGGGCTCATCAGCTTCTCGTCGTCCTTGATGAAATCGACGCCGGAGGAGAGCAGTTCACCCACCAGTGCAGCTGTCTCCTCCGGCCTCAGGCCCAAGGCGGGCTTGACGATGGTGCCGATGATCGGGCGTTTCTCAACGCCGGTCAGCCGGCGGCTCCCGGGGATGCCGAACTGCGGTCCGGGATGGGCACGGCCGAACTCCGGCGGCAATTGCATATCGACGATGCGAACGCCGGTCATGCCCTTGATCGAATAGACGCCGGCTATGGCGATGGTCATCAGCGCGGCAAGGTCCGTGCCGACCGCATCGAGCGGAAAATCGATGTCCGCCTCAGCCCGGTTGAAGCGCTTCGCCCCGCCGGCCTCCTCCGGCCAGGAAGGGCGGTCGCCCGGTTCCAGATGCCTGATGGCAACGACCCGGGCCGCTACGCGGGCCTTCAGCTCTTCGGTCTCGCCCGGGACGAGCACGAAGGTCCCGGTCGACTGATCGCTTGCGATCTTCGCCGCCAGCGCCTCGACGTCGCCGGGGGTCTCGATGCGGTAGGTGATGCGGATCACGGCGCTTCGCTCTTCGTGGAAGGAGTAGCTTCTTCAAATGAACTGGTATAATGAGTATCTGAGTTGCGCAAGAAGAATCGCAGCCAGTGCCCGCGAAGGGGCGAGATTTCCTCTCCAAGGAAAACATGCATATAGAAGTGAACGACAGCAGCGGTGGAGTTCACATGGCGATTCAATCCGAACCGATCGTTCGCAGGAAGCTTTCCGACGAGGTCTTCGCCCGGCTGAAGGCGCTGATCGAGACCGGCGAGTTGCAGCCCGGCGACGAGATGCCATCGGAACGGATGCTGATGGAGCGCTTCCAGGTCGGCCGGCCGGCCATTCGCGAAGCGATGCAGACGCTTGCCAATATGGGTCTGATCGAGATCTCGCACGGCGAGCGCGCCAAGGTGCTGCAGCCGACGGCGCAATCGCTGCTGAGGCAGGTGGACGTTGCCGCCAAGATCATGCTTTCGGCCTCATCGGACTCACTTGAGCACCTGAAGAACGCCCGCATTTTCTTCGAGCGCGGCATGGTGCGCGAGGCGGCAAGCCGCGCCAGCGCCGCCGATGTCGCCGCGCTCGAGGAGACCTTGAAGCGGCAACGCGCCGCGCTCGGCGATTCCGACGCCTTCGTCACCGCCGACATGGCATTTCACAGCCGCATTGCGGAGATATCCGGCAACCCGATCTTCACCGCCGTGAGCGAAGCGATGCTCGGCTGGCTCAAGGAATATCACACGGAAATGCTGATCTGGACCGGCAAGGAGAATGTCACGCTTTCCGAGCACGCGGAAATTATCGACTGCATTCGCCGGGGAAAACCCGACGAGGCCGAGCAGGCGATGATCAAGCATCTCGAGCGCTCGCGGGCGCTCTATGCGCCGAAGGGACGCGCCGAGAGCTAGGGCAGGTCGTGCGCTTATTGTACACGCTCAGCGCCTCATGCCGGCTTCCATTGCCTATGACTCAATAGCGCTCAGACTATCAATGCGGGCAACCGCATAGGCGGGCAGCACGACGCTTTCCGCTTCATGCGCGCTGGCCCCAGGCTCCTTTGCCCCTTCCCGCAACCAGTTTTCGTCGAGAAGCGTCAGCCTTCGCCTGGCCGGCCCGGCAAGCGTCACCTTCTGCAGATCGGGCGTGAGATTGGCAAACAGCAGGGTTGACGTTTCTACGAGAGCCGCGCCCAGTCCAACAACCCGGTCCGGCACGGCTGTCTCGACGGCAATGCGGCTGCCGCCGGACAGCTCGGCAAGCCAGCGCAAGACGTGGAACAATGGCCTCGGTTGGCCCTCCTTGACGGGCTCGCCAGATCCGGCCACCAGGCCGAACGGCCCGGCAAGTGTCGAAAGCGTCAGGACTTCCAGATCCGCATCCGCCACCGTCGCTGCATAGGCGAGCGTCCAGGCAGCGCCGAAGAGCGCATTGTGCCGCGGATCGCGGTTCGCCATGGCGATGCGCTTGCCCGACGGATTGTCCTTGGTCCGGCTTCCATAGGGGTTCTGGCGCATGGCGATGGTCGAGGGGCCGATGCGATAGGGCTTGTCGCCATAGATCGCCCGCACGGAGCGGGTGATGTCGCGGAGCGCTTCGAAAGTCTGCATGACGCTCAGGTCGTCGGCGGCGTGGACGATCGGATTGGTGCAATGGGTCACATAGGCGAGCCGATCGACCGGCGCGCGCTTGCGGTTGAGCTCGGTGAAATAGCTGAACATCCCGCCGCCCAGCGGCACGCCCGGGAAGGCCCTTTGCGCAGCCGCATAGACATCGTCGAGCGGCGGGCATTCCGGCCAGACGCTGCCCGGCGGCGTCGATTGACGGTCGACCGACGGCGACACGGCGAGGCTTGCGAGCTTCAACCCGCTGTCGCCCACCATCCGGGCGACCTCGTCCAATTCGTCGCCGAGCGGACGCCGGCACGGTACGAAGCACTCGAGCGTCACCGCGGCGCCGGACGTGTCGGCCATTTGCCGGAAGTGCCGCAGCGCGGCGGCGCCATGGCCGGCCTGCGGATCGAAGTGGCAGATCAGATGCCGCGCACCGAGCGCGCGGATAAGACCGGCGTCGAGCAGTTCGTCGCTGACCTCGTCGGGCCTGAGCCCGATGCCGATTGCCGGCAGTGTGCCTTGATCGCGCTTCAGTGAAATTGCGATCGGGCCAGGCTCTCGGTCGACCGTCGGGCGGGCCGCATCCACCTGCCGGATTGATAGCCGGATGGCCTGATGAGTGGTCTCCCCGGCCTTCAGCACGTAGGGCCAGGGTAGCGCCAGCGGCCGCACATAGGTCTTGTAGGAACCGTCGGTCCAGTTGCGCTGGTCCTCCATCTCGAAGATGTCGCCGGCCATGCGGCACTCGGCCTTGACCCCGGGCATGACCTCATGGGTGATCGCGGCGATATCCTTGAACGGCTGCCAGGGCTCGATCAGATCGGGGAAAACCGATCGCTCGATCGAACCGTCGCCATGCTCGACCGTGACTGGCCGGCCTACCAGGCCGACGGTAGGATGCAGGATCGCAAAGCCGGTGCGCGCCGTTTCGAAATCGCGATCCGGCGTGAAGCGCGCATCGAAGATCAGGGCGTCGGGGAAGACCTCGATCGTGGACCGGCACTCGAGGATCGCCCCGTCCGGCGCCCGGAACCGGGCATTGTATCGGACGATCGTCGCCGCCTCTTCCTCTTCGACGGTCAAATCGGTGATTGCGGCCGCGCATGTTCCCCAGTCCCGGTCGCGCACCAGAAAGGAAATCGCCCGCAGCACTTCCCTGCCGGAAAAGCGGATCGTCCGCAGATTGCCGCCGACGAGTTCGGCACTGAGGCGACCGGCTTCGAGGCGGCGTGTTTCCGGCTGCCTCTCCTCGGTGCCGAAAAGGAGAAAGGCGCGCGAGGCCGTCACCGGAAAAATTCCTCGACCGGCACGGTCTTGACCTTCGCGGCGCTGCGGTAGGAGGCCTCGACAAGAGCGAAGGTCTTGAGATTGTCCCTGCCGGACGTGTCCGGCTCGCGGCCGGTGCGCAGACAGTCGACCCAATGCTGCTGGATAAGGCTGACGCTCTCCTGGATGTTGTGCCAGGGCGGCGATGCCCAAGGAAGAAGACGCGGCGCGACATCCTTCGTCACCGTACCCTCTCGCGAGTGAACCTGAAGACGATAGTCTTGCGAAAGCCGCAGCGTGCCTTTGCTGCCGTCCACTTCCAGCAAAGTTTCGGGGAAGGCCTCGACCGGCAACCGGGTCGCATAGCTGCAATCGACAATCGACGTGATGCCGCCGCGATGGTCGAGCAGCACGGTCGCGACGTCCTCGCCGACGATTCTCGGGTTGACCCGGCGGGTGCGGGCGGTCACCGACGTCGCGTCGCCGAAGAGATAGCGCGCGATGTCGAGCGCGTGGATGCCGAGGTCTTCTATGATGAAGCGCTTGCCGGTCGCGAGATAAGGCTGGCCGGAATAGACGTCATAGGCCGAGCGGAAGCTTACCCGGCCCCAGAACACCTCGCCGATCGCGCCGCTGTCGATCACTGCCTTTGCAGCCCGGATCGGCGACTGCCAGCGGAAATTCTCGTGCACCATCAACGGAACGCCCACCGCCGCGCAGGCGGCGACCATCGCCTTGGCGTCCTCCATCGTCGGGGCGATCGGCTTTTGACAGATCGTCGGAATGCCATTGTGCGCGGCGAGTTCCACGAGCGAGCGGTGGCTTTTGACGGTCGTCGCGATATCGACGAAATCAAAACCGCCATCGGCAAACAGGTCCTCGGCCGAGGTATACCGGCGCGTGATGCCAAATTCGTCGCCGACCGCCCGAAGCCGTGCCGGATCGCGATCGCAGATGGCGACGATACGCGCCCCTTCGGCGTCGCGCCAGCCATGCATCTGGTTGACCGCGAAGAAGCCGCAACCGATCAGAGCGCCCTTCAGAACTGCCATATTGCCTTTTCCTTCAAACCCAAGGGCCTCCCAACCCTGCCAACTTAAAGCCTCCCAACCGTTGCGACTCCAAGACCTCTCAACTCTTGACTCAAGGACCCCTCCCCAACCCCTCCCCACATGGGGGAGGGGCTACAGTGCCGCACCCTCCTCCTGGGACTTGGAGCGTTGCCCCGCGCAGAAACGCCGGCATTGGGCAAGATGGTGCCGCCTGGAAGCCCCTCCCCCTTGTGGGGAGGGGTCTTTCCTTCAACCTTTCTTTGCAAGCTGCATCAGCGTGACCTGCTGCTGCAAGCGGCGTTGCGCCTGGTCCACCACCACGGCCACGATGATCACAATGCCCTTGATGACCATCTGCCAGAAGGACGAGATTCCCATCATGACGAGACCGTCGGAAAGTATGCCGATGACGAAGGCGCCGATGATCGTGCCGCCGATCGTGCCGCGGCCGCCGGACATCGATGTGCCGCCGAGCACTGCCGCGGCGATGGCATTGAGCTCGAAAGAATTGCCCGTCGCCGGGTGCGAGGCCATCAGTTCCGACGAGATCACCAGGCCGACGATCGCCGCGCAGAAGCCGGAGAACATGTAGACGAACATCTTCACCCGATCGACGCGGATGCCGGACATGCGCGCCGCCCGCT
Proteins encoded in this region:
- a CDS encoding NAD(P)/FAD-dependent oxidoreductase — its product is MSYPDTYYKQTMAEAKVRPVLSETVECDSVVIGGGLAGLTTALQLARSGQSVVVLEAESVGFGASGRNGGFVSPGYATGSGEIANRTGRDAARQLHLLSIEGVDFVRETIETLKIDSARAQPGLISVLRYDDGSSLKAHADEMKRAYGYELEYLGTNELRSILKSKRYFHGLRDRRAFHIHPLNYLRGVADEVERLGGRIYERSAAIGTALDGAEKTVQTIRGKVRARRVVFTTGGYTGALNGKLNRAFLPIATYVMLSEEAPDLIRTAVATGNAVGDNRRAGDYYRLVDNGKRLLWGGRITTRAASPAGLAQELRREMVGTYPQLEDLKTELAWSGLMSYARHLMPQIGEMQPGVWHCTAFGGHGLNTTAIGGKLLAEAILGQSDRYRLFKPFGLVWAGGYAGLAVAQLTYWKLQAQDWWRERAA
- a CDS encoding transporter substrate-binding domain-containing protein, yielding MRRLFAKLAIGAAALAFATVAQAGETLDRVMDKKAMVVATNSGWPPQSYLDDSNEMVGFDIDVSKEIAKRLGVEVSFETPDWATLTGGRWQGRYDLGVGSVTPTKARAQVIDFAGIYYYSPYVYVLHKDSQAKSVADLNGKIIGVETATTSEDFIRRQLEIDAPGLPPVEYKLEPGEIRTFADSMLPFDDLRLGDGVRLDAVIAPEQTAMNAIKNGYPLRVLDGEYAFREPLVVIAEKVDPDWTTKIGEILAEMKRDGTLATLTTKWYGKDYSAD
- a CDS encoding four-carbon acid sugar kinase family protein, encoding MQTPLLSYYGDDLTGSTDVMEALASQGVETALFLRIPQPALLERFAHCRAFGLAGTSRSQTPDWMAEHLPSAFVWLKSLGAEIAHYKVCSTFDSSPAVGNIGKAIEIGREVFGKAPVPLVLGAPQIRRYTSFGNLFAAFRGETYRIDRHPVMSRHPVTPMDEADIRRHLSRQTSLKTGLVDIAQLASADANATTDFAFAEGNDIVLLDVAGAESQAAVGRQLWRKRSSGGQFACGSSGLEYALVREWRRLGLLDGAPPTFKAPGPVDRIAVVSGSVSPTTERQIRHALQNGFDGIGLDPVAFAAAEGGAALEDAIARGLAVLATGRSVVLHTALGPSSDRGDAIRLEEGPRHRIGERLGLLLKELVKRAGLRRAVIAGGDTSSHALGQLSVDALTLRLPLPQSPGSPLCTAHSANPLVDGIEVALKGGQIGLDDYFSMIRSGWPAAC
- the oiaX gene encoding 3-oxo-isoapionate-4-phosphate decarboxylase OiaX, with product MIRITYRIETPGDVEALAAKIASDQSTGTFVLVPGETEELKARVAARVVAIRHLEPGDRPSWPEEAGGAKRFNRAEADIDFPLDAVGTDLAALMTIAIAGVYSIKGMTGVRIVDMQLPPEFGRAHPGPQFGIPGSRRLTGVEKRPIIGTIVKPALGLRPEETAALVGELLSSGVDFIKDDEKLMSPAYSPLKARIAAIMPKILDHEQKTGKKVMYAFGISHTDPDEMMRNHDLVVEAGGNAGVVNINSIGMGGVAFLRKRSGIVLHAHRNGWDILTRHGGLGMEFSVWQQFWRLIGVDQFQINGIRVKYWEPDESFVKSFKAAGTPLFSERDCPLPVVGSGQWGGQAPETYARTGGSTDLLYLCGGGIVSHPGGAGAGVRAVRQAWEAAVAGIPLADYARDHPELAQSLIKFADGNGT
- a CDS encoding transcriptional regulator NanR; the protein is MAIQSEPIVRRKLSDEVFARLKALIETGELQPGDEMPSERMLMERFQVGRPAIREAMQTLANMGLIEISHGERAKVLQPTAQSLLRQVDVAAKIMLSASSDSLEHLKNARIFFERGMVREAASRASAADVAALEETLKRQRAALGDSDAFVTADMAFHSRIAEISGNPIFTAVSEAMLGWLKEYHTEMLIWTGKENVTLSEHAEIIDCIRRGKPDEAEQAMIKHLERSRALYAPKGRAES
- the apnL gene encoding D-apionate lactonase, which translates into the protein MTASRAFLLFGTEERQPETRRLEAGRLSAELVGGNLRTIRFSGREVLRAISFLVRDRDWGTCAAAITDLTVEEEEAATIVRYNARFRAPDGAILECRSTIEVFPDALIFDARFTPDRDFETARTGFAILHPTVGLVGRPVTVEHGDGSIERSVFPDLIEPWQPFKDIAAITHEVMPGVKAECRMAGDIFEMEDQRNWTDGSYKTYVRPLALPWPYVLKAGETTHQAIRLSIRQVDAARPTVDREPGPIAISLKRDQGTLPAIGIGLRPDEVSDELLDAGLIRALGARHLICHFDPQAGHGAAALRHFRQMADTSGAAVTLECFVPCRRPLGDELDEVARMVGDSGLKLASLAVSPSVDRQSTPPGSVWPECPPLDDVYAAAQRAFPGVPLGGGMFSYFTELNRKRAPVDRLAYVTHCTNPIVHAADDLSVMQTFEALRDITRSVRAIYGDKPYRIGPSTIAMRQNPYGSRTKDNPSGKRIAMANRDPRHNALFGAAWTLAYAATVADADLEVLTLSTLAGPFGLVAGSGEPVKEGQPRPLFHVLRWLAELSGGSRIAVETAVPDRVVGLGAALVETSTLLFANLTPDLQKVTLAGPARRRLTLLDENWLREGAKEPGASAHEAESVVLPAYAVARIDSLSAIES
- a CDS encoding Gfo/Idh/MocA family protein; translation: MAVLKGALIGCGFFAVNQMHGWRDAEGARIVAICDRDPARLRAVGDEFGITRRYTSAEDLFADGGFDFVDIATTVKSHRSLVELAAHNGIPTICQKPIAPTMEDAKAMVAACAAVGVPLMVHENFRWQSPIRAAKAVIDSGAIGEVFWGRVSFRSAYDVYSGQPYLATGKRFIIEDLGIHALDIARYLFGDATSVTARTRRVNPRIVGEDVATVLLDHRGGITSIVDCSYATRLPVEAFPETLLEVDGSKGTLRLSQDYRLQVHSREGTVTKDVAPRLLPWASPPWHNIQESVSLIQQHWVDCLRTGREPDTSGRDNLKTFALVEASYRSAAKVKTVPVEEFFR